One Brassica oleracea var. oleracea cultivar TO1000 chromosome C7, BOL, whole genome shotgun sequence genomic window carries:
- the LOC106301296 gene encoding ureidoglycolate hydrolase, protein MESLESKTRFCSVALLLLLISLLWSQLPSSSAQQQHEPNPTIRTMEDFSGYPIHEPGQFGSINLASSLSVDAPGLQEQIEELSSFSDAPSPSVTRVLYTDKDVSARRYVKNLMTLAGLSVREDAVGNIFGKWDGSEPSLPAVATGSHIDAIPYSGKYDGVVGVLGAIEAINVLKRSGFKPKRSLEIIMFTSEEPTRFGISCLGSRLLAGSKELAEALKTTVVDGQNVSFIEAAKSAGYAEDEHFSSVFLKKGSYFAFIELHIEQGPILEDEGLDIGVVTAIAAPASLKVEFEGNGGHAGAVLMPYRNDAGLAAAELALAVEKHVLESESIDTVGTVGILELHPGAINSIPSKSHLEIDTRDIDEARRNTVIKKIQESANTIARKRKVKLTEFKIVNQDPPALSDKLVIKKMAEASTELNLSHKMMISRAYHDSLFMARISPMGMIFIPCYKGYSHKPEEYSSPEDMSNGVKVLSLTLAKLSLD, encoded by the exons ATGGAATCTTTAGAATCGAAGACTCGCTTCTGCTCTGTTGCTCTTCTGCTTCTTCTTATCTCCCTTCTCTGGTCTCAACTACCTTCAAGCTCAGCTCAACAACAACATGAACCAAACCCAACGATTAGAACAATGGAGGATTTCTCCGGATACCCAATCCACGAACCGGGTCAATTCGGCTCCATCAATCTCGCTTCTTCACTCTCCGTTGATGCTCCAGGACTTCAAGAACAG ATAGAAGAGCTCTCTAGTTTCTCTGATGCTCCTTCTCCATCGGTCACGAGAGTTCTCTACACTGACAAAGATGTCTCGGCACGAAG GTATGTGAAGAATTTGATGACACTTGCTGGACTCTCTGTTAGAGAGGATGCTGTTGGTAACATATTTGGCAAATG GGATGGTTCAGAGCCAAGTCTTCCTGCTGTAGCCACTGGTTCTCACATCGACGCTATTCCATATTCAGGGAAGTATGATGGCGTTGTTGGTGTTTTGGGTGCCATTGAAGCTATCAATGTGTTGAAAAG GTCGGGGTTTAAACCGAAGAGGTCTTTGGAGATAATCATGTTCACATCTGAAGAACCTACCCGATTTGGGATCAGTTGTTTAGGAAG CCGCTTACTCGCTGGAAGCAAAGAACTTGCAGAAGCATTAAAGACTACAGTTGTTGATGGACAGAATGTGTCCTTTATAGAGGCAGCTAAATCAGCTGGGTACGCAGAAGATGAACACTTTTCGAGTGTGTTCTTGAAGAAAGGAAGCTACTTTGCTTTTATAGAGTTGCATATCGAACAAGGACCTATTCTCGAAGATGAAG GTTTAGATATCGGTGTAGTAACCGCTATTGCTGCCCCAGCAAGTTTGAAGGTGGAATTTGAAGGCAATGGAGGTCACGCCGGTGCTGTGCTTATGCCATATAG AAATGATGCCGGGCTTGCGGCTGCAGAGTTAGCTCTTGCTGTGGAGAAACATGTGTTAGAATCAGAATCAATAGATACTGTAGGAACTGTTG GTATTCTGGAGCTACATCCTGGAGCAATCAACAGCATTCCAAGCAAATCTCATCTTGAAATCG ATACAAGAGATATTGATGAAGCGAGAAGAAACACCGTGATCAAGAAGATACAGGAATCTGCCAACACGATTGCTCGAAAACGAAAGGTGAAGCTAACAGAATTCAAGATTGTAAATCAAGATCCACCGGCTCTCTCAGACAAGCTAGTAATCAAGAAAATGGCAGAGGCAAGCACAGAGCTAAACTTATCACACAAGATGATGATAAGCCGAGCTTATCATGATTCTCTCTTCATGGCAAG GATATCTCCAATGGGTATGATATTCATCCCGTGCTACAAAG GATATAGCCATAAACCTGAAGAATATTCATCTCCTGAAGACATGTCTAATGGAGTTAAGGTACTTTCCCTCACACTGGCCAAGCTCTCTTTGGACTGA